From Juglans regia cultivar Chandler chromosome 6, Walnut 2.0, whole genome shotgun sequence, the proteins below share one genomic window:
- the LOC108987612 gene encoding origin of replication complex subunit 2, with protein sequence MEINNGVEDEELEEEEFGFSRNYFLAKELGGSGKKSTRKLSDIGLVDEQELRAAASNIEPKHEKEIVALMNSYKSLYPKWVFELRCGFGLLMYGFGSKKSLIEDFASTALTEYSVVVINGYLQTINVKQVVISLAEVLADQLRTKRANTSGNLSKQPFNSRSMDDLLAFLNGSQTQDKDCFICIVVHNIDGPGLRDPETQQYLSQIAACSCIRIIASIDHVNSALLWDKKMVHTQFNWCWYHVPTFAPYRVEGMFFPMILAHGSTAQTAKTAAIVLQSLTPNAQSVFRVLAEHQLSHPDEEGMPINDLYTNCRERFLVSSQVTLNSHLTEFKDHELVKTRRHSDGQDCLYIPLTAEALVKLLAEISQ encoded by the exons ATGGAGATAAACAACGGCGTGGAAGATGAGgagttggaggaggaggagttcGGATTCTCGAGAAACTATTTCCTCGCAAAAGAATTGGGCGGCTCGGGGAAGAAATCAACGCGAAAGCTCTCAGACATTGGTCTCGTTGACGAACAG GAGCTGAGAGCAGCGGCATCTAATATTGAACCCAAGCATGAGAAAGAGATTGTGGCTTTGATGAACAGCTACAAGAGTTTGTACCCCAAATGGGTTTTCGAGTTAAG GTGTGGTTTTGGGCTTCTAATGTATGGATTTGGATCTAAAAAATCCTTGATTGAAGATTTTGCATCAACAGCATTGACCGAGTATTCTGTAGTAGTAATCAATGGCTACCTTCAGACAATTAATGTAAAACAG GTTGTGATATCCTTGGCTGAAGTTCTAGCGGATCAATTGAGAACCAAAAGAGCAAATACTTCTGGAAACTTGTCTAAACAGCCATTTAATTCTCGATCCATGGATGATCTTCTAGCATTTCTGAATGGCTCACAAACACAGGACAAGGATTGTTTCATATGTATTGTTGTCCACAACATTGATGGGCCTGGGTTAAGAGACCCTGAAACTCAACAGTATCTTTCACAAATAGCTGCATGTTCCTGTATTCGTATCATTGCTTCAATCGACCATGTGAATTCAGCTCTTC TGTGGGACAAGAAGATGGTTCACACTCAGTTTAACTGGTGCTGGTATCATGTTCCTACCTTTGCCCCATACAGGGTTGAAGGAATGTTCTTTCCTATGATTCTCGCACATGGCAGTACCGCTCAAACTGCCAAAACAGCTGCCATAGTTTTACAGAGTTTGACGCCCAATGCCCAGAGTGTTTTCAGAGTACTTGCAGAACACCAACTGTCTCATCCTGATGAAGAAG GTATGCCTATCAACGATTTATACACAAACTGTCGGGAGCGCTTCCTCGTCAGTAGCCAGGTTACACTGAACTCCCATCTGACAGAATTCAAAGATCATGAGCTGGTCAAGACCAGAAGGCATTCGGATGGCCAGGATTGCTTGTACATTCCTCTCACAGCTGAGGCACTTGTAAAACTATTAGCTGAGATTAGTCAATAA